In one window of Gossypium hirsutum isolate 1008001.06 chromosome A01, Gossypium_hirsutum_v2.1, whole genome shotgun sequence DNA:
- the LOC107918045 gene encoding stigma-specific STIG1-like protein 1 produces MEWLAKALFLPFLLQLLVLLPIAIAEANVKLKWVLQNETTDRASPWLRNAANPRPRPGGCMFRPWICERGEHPPTARMRCCRNRCVDLNSDDAHCGLCALRCPFTWQCCRGVCINTNISPLNCGRCGNRCPFRVPCSFGMCGYAQPPPRPPRPFPPHPPRPFPPHPPRPIPPHPPRPFPPPHPHRPQPTPCPPTQPGPPPRTCPRGLPPPLKGDHSPSRS; encoded by the coding sequence ATGGAGTGGCTTGCTAAAGCTTTGTTTCTTCCCTTTCTGCTGCAACTGTTGGTTTTACTGCCAATTGCGATAGCAGAAGCTAATGTAAAACTGAAATGGGTGCTACAGAATGAGACTACTGATAGAGCGTCGCCGTGGCTCAGGAATGCAGCGAATCCGAGGCCAAGACCTGGTGGATGCATGTTCAGGCCGTGGATATGTGAACGGGGAGAACATCCGCCGACAGCTCGGATGCGTTGTTGTAGGAACCGTTGTGTTGACCTTAACTCTGATGATGCTCACTGTGGCTTATGTGCGCTTAGATGTCCATTTACTTGGCAATGCTGCAGGGGGGTTTGTATTAATACGAATATTAGTCCTCTGAATTGTGGTCGCTGTGGAAACCGATGCCCATTTAGGGTTCCATGCTCGTTTGGGATGTGTGGATATGCACAGCCTCCACCACGCCCTCCTCGTCCATTCCCTCCTCACCCACCGCGACCATTCCCTCCTCACCCGCCGCGACCGATCCCTCCTCATCCACCACGACCATTCCCTCCTCCTCATCCTCATCGCCCTCAGCCAACACCATGCCCTCCTACGCAGCCAGGGCCACCACCCAGGACTTGCCCTCGAGGTTTGCCTCCGCCCCTAAAAGGTGATCATTCACCATCAAGGAGTTGA